Proteins from a genomic interval of Rosa chinensis cultivar Old Blush chromosome 2, RchiOBHm-V2, whole genome shotgun sequence:
- the LOC112183359 gene encoding uncharacterized protein LOC112183359 isoform X3: protein MAHGKVSLPQDLLPSPIFSATKDGALEGNAEGKALTGSLDDSKDHLASESSIPLSPQWLHAKSVEAKPLASGTSGEIHAPGSLSHGNSIDSNARDIWRSDGSRDRKDWRRNAPDLDVNRRWREEERETGLLGRRDRKKEDRRVGVTSTRDIAENRAEDHRAGGPSTRDVSENKILSSDRWHESRRDNKWSSRWGPEDKDKDSRIEKTELEREDAHVDKQSLVSSNRAIPERDGDSRDKWRPRHRMEVQSGGPAPYRAAPGFGMARGQVEKVGFASGRGRSKTNGSLQIGKPSSVSTIGSVLDQNQSVLGNTGPFNEKYRYPRGKLLDIYRKQKIESTFDIVPDGMEHVSPITQVGSIEPLAFSAPHAEEEAVMEDIWKGRITSSEMLCSSSREKNVLNDDGKGTSNASLRKEDQKISLQTEENALSTGEPILNNSFPVIGTEVSTICGPRTHILNEWVEGERRVPIVTAVADGSNLVASKNYDCKSAGEIDGLSNSVAELRISGCQDVRDFGLPKHSMSENFEPATTVIGSQLPDDSSSLFHIPSLQQTSSSDQYVKSNEKADLERVVSFEDLSLCYLDPQGNIQGPFLGIDIISWFDQGFFGTDLLVRLADAPNGSPFQELGEMMPNLNTKSGLVSNSNLPTNMESFGGVGSILEERKTAPHYEESNILNIQHWTSSGLEPTLSDDLHSRIPNNGYNSELQYLDNQRFQNYVEEDEEIVFPGRPKSSSDFPLRRPSADIQGSFSNSPSLPSLSNEVSESDLPNRQDDKLHPFGLLMSELRGSSHLRPAQASNVSLGMDDQAQFRDTLFEGGISKLSWLNNPNIPMHQVVPDMEHLIELQRQEQQHRLLELQQQRQFEFHRQQQHELEFQQQQQRQLELQQQRQLELQQQRQLELHHLELQQQHQLELQLQRQLELQQQRQFELQQQRQLELQQQRQLELQQQQQHHLELQQQQQRKLELQQLQRHQQQRQLEFQQQRQLELQQQQHQLELPPQHHLQQHLRHQQKLQQQQQSQAEQLLLEQLLNRQMSDGYGQWKMDATRANLHDQLHSSNHLPNDLHHVSHSSRHDPSLEQIIQATMGEGALQGQTDFFDLISQAKQGNRNTSELPLRLNEQELQAQQLSLAFREQQQIEGERRIGGPWFADEAGPFLRDPVGHHQAHMLGHNSSENYQQQQRFPSNEQEPSHNDWSHASKERPQGGFYESNSMEFDRFSVPAGSHGMNLDIANIRGQDLEVREQYRLNSSIDERGSLSSGVTSHRRLVSDEFYASHPVTFESLPSGNNGQLESSCTEAVMPYLHLDAEQKRRDTEDTIAFTASNRLASTNGDKEHSKQILMDLHQKLGHQPTQSSEVDYQHHLSSCRSQGGSVHLPLNLLPDQSVGMSNCFTEGPQSSNFSLLLQDQLGSYGMNEQPSNLARRSDSRAFMDAQFLSGTRDAPHEGNMANQQDTAIESGELPSGCGGFHSSEMGLDKSLGEDVSDGRLPSTITKGFDSATQRRRVLSSQDVSSESALSLPVKPRSSISLRTSEKNPAATLISESRASRKNDAQFRRTSSYSDAGVSETSFIDVLKKPVIPEADVASRGAVESSDGGGQVGRTGKKKGKKGRQIDPALLGFKVSSNRIMMGEIHRLDE, encoded by the exons ATGGCTCACGGAAAAGTCAGTCTCCCTCAAGATCTCCTCCCCTCGCCGATCTTCTCCGCCACCAAAG ATGGAGCCTTGGAAGGAAATGCTGAGGGAAAGGCTCTAACGGGGTCActtgatgattcaaaag ATCATTTAGCATCTGAGAGCAGCATACCTTTGTCACCACAATGGCTACATGCTAAATCAGTTGAGGCTAAGCCACTTGCAAGTGGAACATCAGGA GAAATCCATGCACCAGGGTCTTTGTCGCATGGTAACTCTATTGATTCCAATGCGAGAGACATTTGGCGTTCAGATGGTTCTCGGGACAGAAAAGATTGGAGGAGGAATGCACCTGATTTAGATGTTAACCGTCGCTGGcgtgaggaggagagagaaacaggCTTACTTGGTAGGAGGGATCGCAAAAAAGAAGATCGCCGTGTAGGAGTCACTTCAACTAGGGATATTGCTGAGAATCGAGCAGAAGATCATCGAGCAGGTGGCCCTTCTACTAGGGatgttagtgagaataaaatttTGTCTTCTGATCGCTGGCATGAATCCCGGAGAGACAACAAATGGTCATCAAGGTGGGGCCCTGAAGATAAAGACAAGGACTCTCGAATAGAGAAGACAGAACTTGAGAGAGAAGATGCTCATGTTGACAAGCAGTCTCTTGTCAGTAGCAATCGTGCAATTCCTGAACGTGATGGTGATTCTCGCGATAAATGGAGGCCACGCCATCGCATGGAGGTTCAGTCCGGGGGGCCAGCCCCATACCGTGCCGCACCGGGATTTGGGATGGCCAGAGGACAGGTGGAAAAAGTAGGATTTGCTTCTGGCCGAGGGAGGTCCAAGACTAATGGTAGCCTACAGATTGGAAAACCTTCCTCTGTATCCACTATCGGGTCTGTTCTGGATCAGAATCAAAGTGTATTGGGAAACACTGGCCCCTTTAATGAGAAGTATCGTTACCCCAGGGGAAAGCTCCTTGATATCTATCGTAAGCAAAAGATAGAATCAACTTTCGATATTGTGCCTGATGGGATGGAGCATGTCTCTCCAATTACCCAAGTGGGCTCTATTGAGCCATTGGCCTTTTCTGCACCTCATGCAGAAGAAGAG GCTGTTATGGAAGATATATGGAAGGGAAGAATCACTAGCAGTGAAATGTTGTGCAGTTCCTCCAGAGAAAAGAATGTGTTAAATGATGATGGTAAAG GAACTAGTAATGCCTCCTTAAGAAAGGAAGATCAAAAGATTTCACTGCAGACTGAAGAAAATGCCCTATCTACTGGAGAGCCCATCTTAAACAATTCTTTTCCAGTTATCGGTACTGAGGTCTCAACTATCTGTGGCCCACGGACACATATTTTAAATG AATGGGTTGAAGGTGAGCGCAGAGTTCCTATTGTCACAGCAGTTGCTGATGGATCAAATCTGGTTGCTTCAAAGAACTATGATTGCAAAAGTGCTGGGGAGATTGATGGCCTCAGTAATAGTGTCGCTGAACTAAGAATTTCTGGATGCCAGGATGTGAGAGATTTTGGTCTTCCAAAGCATTCTATGTCGGAAAATTTTGAACCAGCTACTACTGTGATTGGTAGCCAGCTTCCTGATGATTCAAGTTCACTTTTTCACATTCCTTCTCTACAGCAAACCTCGAGTAGTGATCAATATGTCAAGAGCAACGAGAAGGCAGATCTGGAAAGGGTTGTCTCATTTGAGGATTTAAGTTTATGCTATCTTGATCCTCAAGGAAACATCCAGGGACCTTTCCTGGGGATCGACATAATTTCATGGTTTGATCAAGGATTCTTTGGAACTGACTTACTGGTGCGCTTGGCTGATGCTCCTAATGGTTCTCCTTTTCAAGAACTCGGTGAAATGATGCCAAATCTGAACACTAAATCTGGATTGGTCTCCAACTCCAATTTGCCTACCAACATGGAATCATTTGGTGGTGTTGGAAGCATCCTGGAAGAGAGAAAAACTGCTCCTCACTATGAGGAGTCTAACATTCTAAATATCCAACACTGGACTTCATCTGGACTTGAACCTACCTTGAGTGATGATTTGCACTCGAGAATACCTAATAATGGTTACAACTCTGAACTCCAGTACCTTGATAATCAAAGGTTTCAAAATTACGTTGAAGAAGATGAGG AAATAGTGTTTCCCGGAAGGCCTAAAAGTAGCAGTGATTTTCCTCTGAGGAGACCTTCAGCTGATATTCAGGGCTCATTTTCAAATTCCCCAAGCCTTCCTTCCCTTTCAAATGAAGTTTCCGAAAGTGACCTGCCTAATCGCCAGGATGATAAGTTGCACCCTTTTGGCCTGTTGATGTCTGAGCTCAGAGGCAGCTCTCATTTAAGACCTGCTCAAGCTTCCAATGTGTCTTTAGGCATGGATGATCAGGCTCAGTTTAGAGATACCTTGTTTGAGGGAGGTATCTCCAAACTGAGTTGGTTGAATAATCCTAATATCCCAATGCATCAAGTAGTGCCTGATATGGAACATCTAATAGAACTACAGCGTCAAGAGCAGCAGCATCGCCTATTGGAGCTTCAGCAACAACGCCAGTTTGAGTTTCATCGTCAGCAGCAGCACGAGTTGGAATttcaacagcagcagcagcggCAATTGGAACTCCAGCAACAGCGCCAGTTGGAGCTACAGCAGCAGCGCCAGTTGGAACTTCACCACTTGGAGCTTCAGCAGCAGCACCAGTTGGAGCTACAGCTGCAGCGCCAGTTGGAGCTACAGCAACAGCGCCAGTTTGAGCTACAGCAACAGCGCCAGTTGGAGCTACAGCAACAACGCCAGTTGGAGCTTCAGCAACAGCAGCAACACCATTTGGAGCTTCAACAACAGCAGCAGCGGAAGCTGGAGCTTCAGCAGCTGCAGCGTCATCAGCAACAGCGGCAGTTGGAGTTTCAGCAGCAGCGCCAATTGGAGCTTCAGCAACAGCAGCATCAATTGGAGCTTCCGCCTCAGCACCACTTGCAGCAGCACCTTCGCCATCAACAAAAATTGCAGCAACAACAGCAGTCCCAAGCCGAACAATTGCTCCTCGAACAATTATTGAATCGACAAATGTCTGATGGTTATGGGCAGTGGAAGATGGATGCTACACGAGCCAACCTTCATGATCAGTTACATTCCAGTAACCACCTTCCAAATGATTTGCACCATGTATCTCATTCATCAAGGCACGATCCCTCGCTAGAGCAGATCATCCAAGCAACTATGGGCGAGGGTGCACTCCAAGGACAGACTGATTTTTTTGACCTCATATCGCAGGCCAAGCAAGGGAATAGGAACACTTCAGAGCTGCCACTTCGTCTTAATGAACAAGAGTTGCAAGCACAGCAATTATCTTTGGCATTTAGAGAGCAGCAGCAGATAGAAGGGGAAAGGCGTATTGGTGGGCCTTGGTTTGCAGATGAAGCAGGTCCTTTTTTGAGGGATCCCGTTGGGCATCACCAGGCACACATGTTGGGGCATAATTCTTCAGAAAATTACCAGCAACAGCAGAGGTTTCCATCCAATGAACAGGAACCAAGCCATAACGATTGGAGTCATGCCTCTAAGGAGAGACCTCAGGGAGGGTTTTATGAATCTAACTCTATGGAATTTGATAGATTCTCTGTTCCTGCTGGTTCTCATGGAATGAACTTGGATATTGCAAACATACGTGGACAAGATCTAGAGGTGAGGGAACAATATCGGCTTAATTCCTCTATTGATGAGCGTGGATCTCTATCATCTGGCGTAACCTCTCACCGTCGTTTGGTTTCTGATGAGTTTTATGCTTCTCATCCAGTTACTTTTGAAAGCTTGCCATCTGGGAACAATGGGCAGCTAGAAAGTAGCTGCACTGAAGCAGTAATGCCTTATTTGCATCTTGATGCTGAGCAAAAACGACGAGACACGGAAGACACCATTGCTTTTACTGCTTCAAATAGGTTGGCTTCAACTAACGGTGATAAGGAACACTCCAAACAAATTTTGATGGACCTTCATCAAAAACTTGGTCATCAGCCTACACAGTCATCAGAAGTTGATTATCAGCATCACTTATCCTCATGCAGAAGTCAGGGAGGCTCTGTACATCTTCCTTTAAATCTTCTTCCAGATCAGTCAGTTGGTATGAGCAACTGCTTCACAGAAGGCCCACAGAGTTCAAATTTTAGTCTCTTGTTGCAAGATCAGTTGGGTAGTTATGGTATGAATGAGCAACCAAGTAATCTGGCAAGAAGATCTGATTCCAGAGCATTTATGGACGCTCAATTCTTGTCAGGAACCAGGGATGCTCCTCATGAAGGCAACATGGCAAACCAACAAGACACAGCCATTGAGAGCGGGGAACTACCTA GTGGATGTGGGGGTTTTCACAGCTCTGAGATGGGATTAGATAAATCACTTGGAGAAGATGTTTCTGATGGGAG GCTGCCGTCTACTATAACTAAAGGGTTTGACAGTGCTACACAGAGACGCCGCGTCTTATCTTCACAGGATGTTTCGTCTGAGTCTGCACTCTCTCTGCCTGTCAAGCCAAGAAGCTCCATAAGCCTCAGAACTTCTGAAAAAAATCCTGCTGCCACACTGATCTCTGAATCTCGGGCATC